The genomic interval ACATCGTCGACCGCAAGAAGGACATGATCCTGGTCTCGGGCTTCAACGTGTACCCGAACGAGGTCGAGGACGTGATCGCGATGATGCCCGGCGTGCTGGAAGTGGCCGCGGTCGGGGTGCCGGACGAGAAATCCGGCGAAGTGGTCAAGGTCGTCATCGTCAAGAAGGACCCCAACCTCAGCGCCGAGGACGTCAAGGCGCATGCGCGCGCCAACCTGACCGGCTACAAGCATCCGCGCATCGTCGAATTCCGCAAGGAACTGCCCAAGACTAACGTCGGCAAGATCCTGCGGCGGGAATTGCGCGACAGCTCGCCGGCCGCCTAGCTCGCCGCTGGCGGACTTCAGGTCCACACCACGCGGCGGGCGCAGGCCAGCCGCACCCTGCCCTTCTCCTCGCTTCCGGCCCTGCCGCCAAGACGCATGGTTGCGGGCAGCCATGCCCGCCACAAGCCGTGAATTTCTCCGTCCAAGGCGCCATCAGTCCTCTGTTTCCGTAGGTGTAGCATCGGCTCGCGCGCTATCCCCCGGCGCCGCGCACGCCCTTTCGCTGCCAACCAAAACACCGAGGAAATCCCATGAACGTTGACAAACGCTTCTTCAACCCCAGCTTTCCCACCATCCGTGTCGAGTCGAGCCTGGATGGCAACGCGCATTGGATGTTCATGCACAACGACGCGGCCATCGGCTCCCGCCCGTGCTTCAGGGACGACCTGCTCGACGACATGTGGAGCTTTACCGATGCGATCACGCTAAGCGGCGGCAATGCGCTGCAGCGCGGGCAACTGCGGCACTTCGTATTGGCCTCGGATGCGAACGTGTTCAACCTCGGCGGAGACCTGGAACTGTTTACCCAACTCATCCGCTCGCGCGACCGCGACAGGCTGCTCGCCTATGCCAAGCGCTGCGTGGAAGGCGTGCATACCCTGCATACCGGCCTCGGCGGCGACGTGCGGACCATCGCATTGCTGCAGGGCGATGCCCTGGGCGGCGGCCTGGAGATGGCGTTGGCATGCCACACCATCGTGGCCGAGGAAGGCGTCGGCATGGGCTTGCCGGAGGTGCTGTTTGGCCTGTTCCCGGGCATGGGCGCCTATTCCTTCCTGTGCCAGCGGGTCTCGCCGCAAGTGGCGGAGAAGATCATTCTGGAAGGAACGGTCTACAGCAGCGAACAGATGCACGCACTCGGCGTGGTCGACATCCTGGTGCCCAAGGGCGAAGGAAAAGCGGCGGTCGAGGAACTGATCCGTACCCAGCAGCGTAGCAAGCTGTCCTATCTCGCGATGAATGCAGCACGCCGCATCTCGCAACAAGTGCCGTTACGGGAGCTGATGGCGATCACCGAAGTCTGGGTCGACACCGCGCTTGCGCTCGACGACAAGTCGCTGCGCATGATGGACCGATTGGTGCGGGCGCAGACGCGGCGTGCGCACAACGTCGCCGCGCTCGCATAGAAGACGAAGGCGGGAGGGGCCCCGGCCCGGCCGAATGCCGGGCTTTCCCTCAGCGCAGCTCGTTGCCATCCTGCTGGCTGCTTCGCAGCGCTCGCTGGTCCAGCACTTCCCTGCCCTCGGTCAGGCTGGCATTGAGCGTGGCCAGGCATTGCCGCCATTCGCTACGCATCTGCCAGTCCGCCATGCGCATCAGTTCGCCGCCAAGGTTGGCCATCTTCACCAGCCCCAGGTTGCTCGCCACGCCCTTTACCGCGTGCGCATGTTCGCGCAACCGCTCCCAATTCTCGGACTCGCCCGCCACCTGCATTCCGCCCAGGCAGCCATCGGCGTCGTTGAGGCATTGGGAAATGAATTCCCGCTCGAATCCATCGCCCATGCCCAGACCGGCCAGCTCGTCGAGCACGGACGAATCCAACACCCCCTCCTTGGCGAGCAGCGATTGCGGTTCGGACGGGCGCAACCTGCCGTCTGTGGCGATATCCGTCAGCGTGTCCAGCAACCGCGAGGCCACCACCGGCTTGGCCAGGAACGTATGGGCGCCGGCCTGTTCGCAGCGGTGAATCGACTCCGGCGTGACGTCCGCGCTGAGCACCACGACCGGGGTACGCGCGCGGCCGGCCTGCATGATCCGCAGCTGCTTGAGCATGTCCAGCCCGCTCATCCCAGGCATGTGCAGATCGACGATGACGGCGTCGAATTCGGTCTCGGCAAGTGCATCGAGCACCGCTTCCGCACCTTCCAGACAGATCGCGCGATGGCCTGCCTTCTGCAGCAGGCGCTGCAGCACCATGCGGTTGGCCGCATGATCGTCGGCGACCAGGATGCGCATGCTGCGCACGCGCGCGCGATGGCGCAAGAACGGATCGGTGAAGGCGATGATGTTGCCGCTCGGCGGCGATTCTTCTTCGCTGGCGCCGCCCGGCGCGGTGGTGGAAAGCGGCGTGGCGGTGGCCGCCTCGAACGGCAGCTCGAACCAGAAACGGCTACCGCGCGGAGGATTCTCCTGGTAGCCGATGCTGCCGCCCATGGCTTCGACCAGACCTTTGGCGATCGTGGTTCCCAGGCCGGTGCCTTCGTAACGCCGGGACAGACCCACGTCCGCCTGCTCGAATGCCTCGAACAGGCGAGGACGCATTGCGGGCGGCACGCCGATCCCGGTGTCGACGATGTCGAAACTCAACCTGGACGGCTCGCCGGCGTCGTCGCGCTGTATCCGGACGCGGATATCCACCCGCCCCATGTTGGTGAACTTGATCGCGTTGCCGGCCAAGTTCAGCAGGATCTGCCGCAGGTGCCCCGCGTCGCCGCGCACATGGTCGGGCACATCGGCCGCGACCTCCAAGTGATAGCCCAGGGCCTTGGCACGCGCCTGCGGCTGCAGGATCAAGCCGATCTGCGCCAGCGTCTCGCGCAACGAGAAATCGTGTTTCTCGGTGCGGATCTTGCCCGCCTCGATGGCGGAAATATCCAGCACCTCTTCCACAAGCGACAGCAGACTGCGCGCGGACGCCTGGATGGTGCCCACGCACTCGCGCTGTTCCGCGTCGAGCTTGGTGGTAGCCAGGACTTCGGTCATGCCGGACAACCCGTTCAACGGGGTCCGGAACTCATGGCTCATGTTGGCCAGGAAACGACTCTTGGCTTCGCTGGCGCGGCGCGCCTCGGCGGTCGCCTGGGTCAGCTGTCGCAGCAACCCCGACAGATACATCGGAATGGCGACCAGGCC from Xanthomonas sp. DAR 34887 carries:
- a CDS encoding crotonase/enoyl-CoA hydratase family protein, with amino-acid sequence MNVDKRFFNPSFPTIRVESSLDGNAHWMFMHNDAAIGSRPCFRDDLLDDMWSFTDAITLSGGNALQRGQLRHFVLASDANVFNLGGDLELFTQLIRSRDRDRLLAYAKRCVEGVHTLHTGLGGDVRTIALLQGDALGGGLEMALACHTIVAEEGVGMGLPEVLFGLFPGMGAYSFLCQRVSPQVAEKIILEGTVYSSEQMHALGVVDILVPKGEGKAAVEELIRTQQRSKLSYLAMNAARRISQQVPLRELMAITEVWVDTALALDDKSLRMMDRLVRAQTRRAHNVAALA
- a CDS encoding ATP-binding protein produces the protein MKRRLEWIRARLRQRTDTEHGQTLIRVGIFLGVIVCMTIAEKLGQLAPDVYLTSVLMSGVGVLVGLALFAAILARPGKSDIRRVIGMVTDYGLMTVAMILQGEPLAWLYVIIMWVTVGNGLRYGNRYLIGAVVSACISFGCVVLLNGYWRENVTLSVGLWTGLVAIPMYLSGLLRQLTQATAEARRASEAKSRFLANMSHEFRTPLNGLSGMTEVLATTKLDAEQRECVGTIQASARSLLSLVEEVLDISAIEAGKIRTEKHDFSLRETLAQIGLILQPQARAKALGYHLEVAADVPDHVRGDAGHLRQILLNLAGNAIKFTNMGRVDIRVRIQRDDAGEPSRLSFDIVDTGIGVPPAMRPRLFEAFEQADVGLSRRYEGTGLGTTIAKGLVEAMGGSIGYQENPPRGSRFWFELPFEAATATPLSTTAPGGASEEESPPSGNIIAFTDPFLRHRARVRSMRILVADDHAANRMVLQRLLQKAGHRAICLEGAEAVLDALAETEFDAVIVDLHMPGMSGLDMLKQLRIMQAGRARTPVVVLSADVTPESIHRCEQAGAHTFLAKPVVASRLLDTLTDIATDGRLRPSEPQSLLAKEGVLDSSVLDELAGLGMGDGFEREFISQCLNDADGCLGGMQVAGESENWERLREHAHAVKGVASNLGLVKMANLGGELMRMADWQMRSEWRQCLATLNASLTEGREVLDQRALRSSQQDGNELR